In Nomascus leucogenys isolate Asia chromosome 8, Asia_NLE_v1, whole genome shotgun sequence, a single genomic region encodes these proteins:
- the GRASP gene encoding general receptor for phosphoinositides 1-associated scaffold protein isoform X2 codes for MTSHGRNACKSGDTIASVNGLNVEGIRHREIVDIIKASGNVLRLETLYGTSIRKAELEARLQYLKQTLYEKWGEYRSLMVQEQRLVHGLVVKDPSIYDTLESVRSCLYGAGLLPGSLPFGPLLAVPGRPRGGARRARGDIDDAVYHTCFFGDSEPPALPPPPPPARALGPGPAETPAVGPVPGPRAALSRSASVRCAGPGGGGGGGAPGALWTEAREQVLCGPGLRKTKYRSFRRRLLKFIPGLNRSLEEEESQL; via the exons ATGACATCTCATGGCAGGAACGCCTGCAAGAGTG GGGACACCATCGCCAGCGTCAATGGCCTGAATGTGGAAGGCATCCGGCATCGAGAGATTGTGGACATCATTAAGGCATCAGGCAATGTTCTCAG ACTGGAAACTCTATATGGGACATCAATTCGGAAGGCGGAACTGGAGGCTCGTCTGCAGTACCTGAAG CAAACCCTGTATGAGAAGTGGGGAGAGTACAGGTCCCTAATGGTGCAGGAGCAGCGGCTGGTGCATG gcctggtggtgaagGATCCCAGCATCTACGACACGCTGGAGTCGGTGCGCTCCTGCCTGTACGGCGCGGGCCTGCTCCCGGGCTCGCTGCCCTTCGGGCCTCTGCTCGCCGTTCCCGGGCGTCCCCGCGGAGGCGCCCGACGGGCCAGGGGCGACATCGACGACGCCGTCTACCACACGTGCTTCTTCGGGGACTCCGAGCCGCCGGCGCtgccgcccccgccgcccccggCCCGCGCCTTGGGCCCGGGCCCCGCCGAGACCCCTGCCGTGGGGCCGGTCCCCGGGCCGCGGGCCGCGCTGAGCCGAAGCGCCAGTGTGCGGTGCGCGGGCCCTGGCGGGGGCGGAGGCGGGGGCGCGCCGGGCGCGCTGTGGACTGAGGCCCGCGAGCAGGTCCTATGCGGCCCCGGCCTGCGCAAAACCAAGTACCGCAGCTTCCGCCGGCGGCTGCTCAAGTTCATCCCCGGACTCAACcgctccctggaggaggaggagagccaGCTGTAG